GCCTCAGGGTGGAAATAGCTACAGTGGGATTTGATGGCCTCTACGATGCTGTAAAAGCGCGCAAATGTGACATAGCCATCTCGGCCCTGCCTTACGATCCCCTGTTAACCCAGGATGTGGCCTTCTCTATATCCTACTTTGAAGCCGGCCTCATGATGGTGGTGAGAGAGAACGAAGAGAACATCCGCTCTCCGGATGACCTGAAAGGAAAAAGGGTAGCCGTGGAATGGGGTTCCACGGGAGATGTAGAAGCCCGTCGCCTGAAAATAAAGCTTGGAGAATTGGAGGTAAAACCTTACCCAACCGTTGAAGAAGCGCTCCGTGCTCTTAAGGAAGGCCAAGCTGAAGCTTGCTTTGCCGACGCTGTATCTGCTTACCTTTTCTGGGGACGAGAGGGCGGAATAAAGGTCCTGGCCCCCGCTCTGGTCAGCACCCCTTATGTCGCCGTCGTAAACCTCAAAAATAAAGTATTGCTGGGAAAAATAAACGAAGCCCTCTTCCGCCTGCGGGAGACAGGATTCCTCCACTCCTTGGCGGAAAAATACTTTGGGGTTCGCCCAGCTAATCTATGGCCCTGATCTCCACGAAGGAGATCTTCCAGCTTTCCACCACTACTTTCCGTCTGTAAAGATGAGGGCCAATCTTAACTTCCAGCATGTATTCGCCCGGCTCTACGTCCCCAAAAACGAAGTTTTCCCCAAGCTCCTCATCGGGATTTATCCCTGGGCCGGACCGATATGTCCGGGTTTCCCTTCGTTCTTTCCCTTCCAGGATCACTAAAACTTCCGGCGGCATTTTCCCCTGAGCATCCAGTATCCTACCTGCCACCAAACCCCGCCGGGGAAGGGGTTCCATCCATAGAAGCGGGTTATAGGTGGAAGCATAGGAATTTTCTCCAACTCTGACCTCCATGTGGAGGTGGTAACCCAGAGCTATGCCGCTTTTGCCCAAAAAGCCCACTGGTTCACCCTTCCTCACCCTCTGGCCCGGTTCTACCAACACCTTTGAAAGGTGGCCATAAAGGTAATACACAGGCCTGCCTCTGTAATCCCGCTCAAGCTTCACCACCACCAGATTGCCGTAGAAATCAGTAGTGGGACCGTATGCAACCTCCAGATCACTTCCTGCCACCACCACCTCTCCATCGCCTGCCGCCAGAACTTCCGCATTCGGGTTCCCGGCTATATCAATGCCGTGATGGAGAAGGTATTCTCCTCCACCGGTGGTTCCGTAAGGGTAAAAGAAATTAACCCACCCCCCGTCTTTCAAAGATATAGGCCTTGCGAGCCACAGGTGAGATGGCTCAAGGATTTTAGCCTGTGGGATTACAAAAGGCGTAGGGGACGAAACTGGAGTAGGGGTTAGAAGGGGAGTTGGAGAAGGTGTGGGAGTTGGGCTTGGAGTAGGAGTGAAGGTAGGAGTGGGGGTAAAAGTAGGGGTAGGGGTTACCAGAAGCTGCGGCGGTGAGGGGCTTTTCCAAACCTGGGAGATTGCCACTGTCGCCGAGATAAGCAAAGATATTAAAAGGCCAAGGAAATTTCTAACTCTCAACGGCCCCTCCTTCTCTCAGGATTATTTTCGGATTATAACACTGCCCGGTCCAGGGAGCAAAAGCCCCAAGAATAAAGGTCATCTTGAAGGATGTAAATAGACTCCGAAAGTCTGCGGTGAAAAGAGAACGTTGAGTGCCTGATCCTGGGCGATCTGGCGTACCAGGCTTGCCCTCTCGTCTGCGGTTGCTTAAAAGCCTTCGTGGCTCACGTGCTTATTCCAGGCCCCTTCGCACATCTATTTGTATGCTATCGTTTTCCCATCTTGACCCATCTTCCTTAAAGGCAGGGAGCCTCCTCAGGGTATCAAGCTCGTAGAGACCAACTAAAACTAATTCCGGGCTTACCCCGGGGGAAACGGGAATACGCCGGACATCTTCTATAACCTGTCCTGGGAGCCACCTGGAAGTGGGGTAAAGCCCTCTGACGGGAGGGCCATCGGCCTGGGCGATGATTTTATTCTGGTGATCCACGAGGTGGACAAAAACCTGAAAATCGCGGGAAACCTTCCTGTTGGCCTGCCAGTAGAGGGTTAAAGTTAGGAGGTAATCTCCTTTGGTCAGGTGGTATCCGAGAAGCTTTATGCCTTCGTCGGGGAAAAGTTGAAGGTATTTTATGGGTATTTTTACCGGGTGTCTGGGCTGAACGTTTACCCACTCCGAAAGCTCTATGGTCCCCAACCCCTGCATTGTTTCGCGCTCATACAATCCCACCTTTACACTGAAAGCCACCGGTGGGGTATCTGGGGGGATGCGCACATAGTGCTCATCTACGACGTATAGCGAGGGATTCCAGGTGGACGTTGGGATATAGGCAGGGTGCATTGAATCCGATTGGGCGTACAGGCGGCCATCGGTGCCGATTAAATGCACAAAAGATGAGTAATCTTTGTCCAGAAATTTCAAAGCCTGCCAGTAAAGCCTTACGTGCAATTCGCCCCCTTGGCGCACAACCTTTGATTCAAGATCGTAACCTATAAGGGCTACTTTATCTCCGAGCCTTAAATTCACAGAATTTTGAGCTGGCAAGGCTTTGCCCGGAGGAGATTGCAGCCTGAACCAGAAAGTATGCGGCTCTATCCACCAAACTTTTAGGATTAAAATCCCTGCCACAACAAGCGCCAAAATTGAGCTTTCCTTCCGGGCCCCATCGGTTTCCTGTCGTTTCTGCCCCCGTTTTCCCTTGAGCCATAGATTTACAGCAAAAGTTAAAAGTAACCCCAGGAGTGAAATAAATTTGCCGAACTTGCGTACAGGGGTATCCCTGAAGGCTAAGGCAATGATGTGTTCCCCAGGGGGAGCTTCAAGGCAAATGAGGCCGCTTTCCGGACAGGGCTTCAGAGGGATTTCAGTCCCATCAAGCCACCCCTGCCAGCCCGGAAAGTAGAACTGAGCCACTTCAAGCACCATAGGCTCGTGAAGGTCCACCTTAAACTTCATGAAGTTAGATTTCACTTCCAGGATTTCCGCCTCGCCCTTGACCAGAGCTTTCCGCAAAAGGCCTGGCTCTATTGCTGGGGCCTCAGGGACCTTTACAGTCCATACGCTTAAATATTCGCTGGCAGAAGTTGTCCCCGGCTCGTTATTGGCTTGCTCATAGGAAACGAACTCTTGCGGTGTTGCCTTGAGCGGCAGGAAAGGCCGGGGAAACTGGTAGGAGAACACGGAGATTATTAATCCCACGGTGGCGACAATTACTGCCGGAAGCCTCAAGAGAGGGAGGTCTCTGACCCACAAAACCGAGGCCCCTGCGAGCAGGGAAGAGAAAATAAAGGCTATGCCGTACATCCGCGAAGGGTACTCGGTAAAGGCTATAAAGGGCAGGTGGCGCCAGAGGGGCAGGGACGGTGGCAACATCATGAAGGAGGAGAACAAAGTGCCTGCCATGGCAAAGGCCAGGTGCCACCTCTGGAAAGCGTTCAAACCTTTTCGGAAAACCGCCAGGGTGCCTATCCCTGCAAGGAGAAGGTGAAATCGGCCGAAATTGAAGGGCATCGGGGGGTTCGTAGCCCGATAATCCAGCGGTGGTGAGGGGGCAAAGAGCTCCTGAAGCCGCAGAAAATGCTGGGCGACATCAAAAAAGCCCCGGGTAAGAACATACACTTGGGTAAAATGCTGTTCCACAAGGGCAGGGAGCCAGAAGATAGCACCCCCAGCCCCGGCGAGAAGAAGCGCTCCGACCAAGGCAGGGAGCCTGTTTTTGTAAAAGCGGAAGGAATCTCCTCCCACGAAAACCACACAGGTAAGATAAAGGACAAGCACAGGCCCGAAAAGCATTGCGCTTATGTTGTGGCACAGAAGCAGAGCGGTGAGGGAAAAAACTGCACCGGTAAAGTTTAGCCTGCGCGGTTCTTCCCACAGGCGCCGGAAGAAAAACAGAACCCAGGGATAGAGACTCCAGGCCAGGAATTGAGCATAATTTCCCTGAAAGTAGAGCTCCCGGAAGCGGTAAGTGGCAAAGGTATATGCAGCAGAAGCAACTATGGCCCCCTCTCTGCCCACTATATCTTTAGCCCATAAATACATGGCCAATGAATAATTGAGACTGCTCAGGAACAGGACGGCCTTGAAAGCGGTGAGCAAATCTGGCAGGATCAGGTTAAAGGTGGAAGTTGTTATGTAGAGGAAGGGAGCGTAAAAGTTGAACAGCGGGTACCCGTATCCATAATAGAGCAGGGTATGCCAGCGTGGCCACAAAACGCCTTCATCCCAGCTCCACCGCCACAGAGCGGACCTGAAGAAGTGCAGAAGGCCATCAGCCGTGTTGGGTAACCCTGGCTTGAACATGGGTTCTATCAGGAGAAACGAAAACAAGATGCATACGGGGATAAAAGGGTCTATTGAGGGAAGCCTCGGCTTTAGATTTAAGCTTTGCAATTTCACGTTTGTGTATTCTTCTCCAGAAGCGAGCTGATGAGCTCCTCGGGAGCGCGAGTAGGCCGACCGGTGGAATTCAGGAAAGCCCCTGTGGACCAGGCTTTTGCCACAAGTTCACCTGCAGGCCACCTGTAAATATGATGCTCCCAGGTCCCGTGAGTCCGGGCCATTGCGGAAAGCTGGCTTGTTATTTTCAGTTCGTCCCCTTCCATTGCGGGTTTGATGTATTCAATCTCTGCCCGGACCTGCACGATGGTTATGCCCATTTCCCTGAGCCGCGCGCTGGTATAGCCCACAGAAGCCATGGCTTCAAACTTAGCCTGCTCCAACCAGTTCATATAGACAGCATTATTGACATGCCCAGCTGAATCCAGCTCATAACGCTGGACCTTGCGGAAGTGGTGGAAAGTTTGCGCCTTTTCCACAGGCCTTTCACCCCGCATTGGCTTTAGGTCTCTGACAGCAATTTTACCATTGGGGCGGAAAACCTCCCGCATCTCCTGAGGCATCCGGATGGGGCGACCACTTCTGGCATCAAGGAGAACCCAGCGGCTCCTGGCCCTGGCTATCAGGGCCCCATCGCTCTGACGAGTCAAGAGATATTCCCTGAAAGTGCTGGCTGGGGTTATCTGGCTTACCCACGTGGTGACTTCAATGGTGTCACCGTAAAAGGCCGGAGCCACGTGCTCAAGGATTGTGTGCTTTATGACCCAGATCCAGCCCTTTTCCCGATACCTTTCCAGAGTGTAGCCAACGTTTTCTGAGGCTTCCATTGCAGCCTGTTCGCAGTACCGCAGATATACAGCATTGTTTACGTGCCCCAGGCTATCAAGTTCATAGAGGCGCACTTTGAAAGGCACCGTATGCACGTGAGTCATGCTTGTTCTCTCCAGGCAAAAAGCCTGTAATCTATGTCCGGGAAAGGATTATCAAGACGGGAAATTTCCGCCAGGAACTCCTGATCCTGTGGGGATATCTCTCCACGGCGGGCAATGGAGACAAGATGGTTGAAGCGAGCCAGGTGCTGCTGGAAGCGAGCCATGGCATAGTCTCTGGCCTGGCCAGTGCTCACCAGGAAAGGCCAATCGCTGGCTTGAAGAAGGAGGAGCTCGCGGGCAGCCTGGTTCAGGAACTCCCGCAGGGGTTCAGGACCATCGGGGTAAAGCCTCACCAGTTCTTCCATTGTGCGCTCAGCATTGTGGATGAGAGGCCACATCCACTCCGTCTCGGGATTAAGCCATGTCCAGTGAGCACCTCCCAGCCCCCAGGAGCTTTCAGGGATGGCCATGGCTTCTGTGGGGGGATATCTTTCCAGATAAGAAGAAGGCGTGGTTAATTCTATCTCCGGATCACGGGAGAGGGAACGCAGAACCTCCTTAAGCCAGAGGATACCTTCAAACCACCAGTGCCCGAAAAGCTCGGTGTCGTAAGCCGAGATTATTATTCCGTAAAGGCCTGTGCTCTGGCTAAAGTTCCTCAACCTTTCTTTTACGAGGCCGCAGAAGTGATCCACGTGGATTTTAACCTGCCCCTTGGCTCTTTCAGGGTCGTAAAGCTCTTTCTGGCCCAGGTCCACCTGAGCTCCTGTCACCCTCCAGTACTTGAGGCCTGAGTGCTCGTCTTTCCGATGGAATTCCCGGTAAAGGTAATCGCCTGGATAGCCGTAGCTGGCCGACCAAACCTGGAGGCCGGTGCCTTCGTCCCGGCCGAAGACAGCTACCCTGGCAGCTTGAATATAATAGGGGCGGAAAGTGGTGCCCTTGCGGACAATGGGCAGCTCATCAGTTTTAATGACAAGCCTTCTCTTGGGGACTCCTCCGTATGGCCCCACCACATCGCCTGCCACCTTCCCCACCATCCTTCCCCCTTCAATGACGTAGGAATCGGTGAAGAAAAATTGAAGGTTAAGGTCTGCTAAGAATTCCTCAAGCCCGGGTTTGTAATAGGAATGCTTTATCGGCTCCCCGGGCCTCGGGTCTTTCATAAATCCAGGACGATACCCGCATTCAGGAAGCCATATACCCCTGGGCATTCTGCCCATGTGCCTCAGGTAGGTCTGAACCCCTATCCTGAGCTGGGCGTAAATGCTGGAGTCTCGGTCCAGAAGGGGAAGGTAAGCATGGGAGGCAGCGCTGGTGAGAACTTCTATGTAACCCTCATCTTGAAGTCGGCGGAAAGCTCCGAGGATATCTCGTCCGAACCGGCCGGTGAAACTTTCCAGTATGCCTGTGTACCAGTTTTTGTAGAAATAGGCAAGAGCAGCTATGGCCTTTTCCCCCTGGCTTGAGTGAAATTTGGCATCCTCTTCGGCCAGCTGGATCCTTTCCTCAAGGTAAGCCACAAAGTGCTTTTTTACATCTTCATCCGCCAGCTGCTCCATAAGGATAGGGGTTATTCCGATGGCCAGATGGTAATCCACTCCCTCCTCACGCAGATCGTAAAGGGCCTGAAGGAGGGGGATGTAAGTTTCGGCCATGGCTTCGTGGAGCATTTCTTCCCCGTGGGGCCATCGGCCCGCCATCCGAACATAGGGTAGATGGGTATGAAGGACAAAGGTAAAGGCTCCCAGCGGCATTATTCCCTCCTGAAAACGTGTCGATATACAAGCAAAGTAGAGGCCAAGATTATACAACCTGCTGAGATAAGCTGTGCCACCGGTATGCCCCATACTTTCCAGGCATCGGGCCTCTGGAACTCGGTAATGATGCGGATCAGCGGGTACAGGATCAGGTAGAGGAAGAACAGATCCCCTTCCTTGAGGCGAGAGCTAAAGCGTCGGTTTACCCACATCAGGAAACCGAAAGCCATGAGACAAAGGATGGATTCGTATAGGAATGTGGGATGGAACAGAGTTGTTTCCACCGGGTATTTGTTTAAATCGGTGAAGGGGCCATAGCGGTGAGCAGCGTCAATCTTTATGCCCCAGGGAAGGGTCGTGGGGTACCCGTAGAGTTCCTGATTGAAGAAATTGCCCCACCTCCCTATAGCCTGGGCCAGTGGAAGCACCAGGGCTCCGAGGTCAGCCCAGCGGAGGAAGCTGAGTCTGGCAATGCGGGTGTAGATGAAGAGTCCTAAGACTCCTCCCGCTATCGCACCATACATTCCCAGGCCCTGGAACCCTCCTTTCCAGAAGGCGATTATATCCAGAGGGTTCTGGCGGTAGTAACTCCAGCCAAGGCCCTCAGCGGGGCTGGAGAAGACGTGGTAGAGCCTGGCTCCGATGATTCCGAAGATTATACACAGGGTCAGAGCATTCCAGACGTGGTCAGGGTTGTACCCTCGCCTTCGGGCTTCTCTTTCCGCTACAAAGGCCGCCACCAGAGTTCCCAGCATCAGGAGCAGCCCATACCACCTTACAGCAAAAGGCCCTATCCTGAAAGCTATTGGGTCGGGGAAAAAGGGGAACATTTTACTTCCTCCTCACAGGGATTTGTCTCATATTTTCCAGAGCATGGCGAACCATGCGCTCCATGTCCAGTTCTTTTTCGGCCTCAAGGACTTCCGCAAGGGTGGGCCTTGTGGCCACTTTGCGAGGCATAAGGAACTGGCAGCAGTCCTCGCCTGGCCTTATGGAGATCTCATAGGTGCCTATGGAATTAGCTATTTTTATGATTTCAGCTTTATCAAACCCGATTAGCGGTCTAAGGATGGGCATTTGCACGGCCTGGCTTATGGCCACAATGTTTTCCAGAGTCTGGGAAGCTACCTGCCCCAGGGAATCGCCGGTCACAAGAGCCAGCCCGCCTTCCCTCTCCATAACTTTTTCAGCAATCCTGAGCATTAAGCGGCGGTATAGAACGAGCCTGAAAGCCGAAGGAGCCGAAAGCACGATTTCCTGCTGCAAATCCCCTATGGGTATAATGTAAACGTAAGGCTCCATCCCCCAATCTGTGAGAACCTTGACGATTTCAACAGCTTTCTCTTCGGAGGCAAGCCAG
This is a stretch of genomic DNA from Anaerolineae bacterium. It encodes these proteins:
- a CDS encoding ABC transporter substrate-binding protein, whose protein sequence is MLVANWLKKNLLRLLPLPIVFAGIALYFLFRGNGTWEEILRRGAVTVCLDPSYPPFEYVDETTGEIRGFDVEMARAIGEHLGLRVEIATVGFDGLYDAVKARKCDIAISALPYDPLLTQDVAFSISYFEAGLMMVVRENEENIRSPDDLKGKRVAVEWGSTGDVEARRLKIKLGELEVKPYPTVEEALRALKEGQAEACFADAVSAYLFWGREGGIKVLAPALVSTPYVAVVNLKNKVLLGKINEALFRLRETGFLHSLAEKYFGVRPANLWP
- a CDS encoding M23 family metallopeptidase, with protein sequence MRVRNFLGLLISLLISATVAISQVWKSPSPPQLLVTPTPTFTPTPTFTPTPSPTPTPSPTPLLTPTPVSSPTPFVIPQAKILEPSHLWLARPISLKDGGWVNFFYPYGTTGGGEYLLHHGIDIAGNPNAEVLAAGDGEVVVAGSDLEVAYGPTTDFYGNLVVVKLERDYRGRPVYYLYGHLSKVLVEPGQRVRKGEPVGFLGKSGIALGYHLHMEVRVGENSYASTYNPLLWMEPLPRRGLVAGRILDAQGKMPPEVLVILEGKERRETRTYRSGPGINPDEELGENFVFGDVEPGEYMLEVKIGPHLYRRKVVVESWKISFVEIRAID
- a CDS encoding 6-pyruvoyl-tetrahydropterin synthase-related protein; this translates as MFSFLLIEPMFKPGLPNTADGLLHFFRSALWRWSWDEGVLWPRWHTLLYYGYGYPLFNFYAPFLYITTSTFNLILPDLLTAFKAVLFLSSLNYSLAMYLWAKDIVGREGAIVASAAYTFATYRFRELYFQGNYAQFLAWSLYPWVLFFFRRLWEEPRRLNFTGAVFSLTALLLCHNISAMLFGPVLVLYLTCVVFVGGDSFRFYKNRLPALVGALLLAGAGGAIFWLPALVEQHFTQVYVLTRGFFDVAQHFLRLQELFAPSPPLDYRATNPPMPFNFGRFHLLLAGIGTLAVFRKGLNAFQRWHLAFAMAGTLFSSFMMLPPSLPLWRHLPFIAFTEYPSRMYGIAFIFSSLLAGASVLWVRDLPLLRLPAVIVATVGLIISVFSYQFPRPFLPLKATPQEFVSYEQANNEPGTTSASEYLSVWTVKVPEAPAIEPGLLRKALVKGEAEILEVKSNFMKFKVDLHEPMVLEVAQFYFPGWQGWLDGTEIPLKPCPESGLICLEAPPGEHIIALAFRDTPVRKFGKFISLLGLLLTFAVNLWLKGKRGQKRQETDGARKESSILALVVAGILILKVWWIEPHTFWFRLQSPPGKALPAQNSVNLRLGDKVALIGYDLESKVVRQGGELHVRLYWQALKFLDKDYSSFVHLIGTDGRLYAQSDSMHPAYIPTSTWNPSLYVVDEHYVRIPPDTPPVAFSVKVGLYERETMQGLGTIELSEWVNVQPRHPVKIPIKYLQLFPDEGIKLLGYHLTKGDYLLTLTLYWQANRKVSRDFQVFVHLVDHQNKIIAQADGPPVRGLYPTSRWLPGQVIEDVRRIPVSPGVSPELVLVGLYELDTLRRLPAFKEDGSRWENDSIQIDVRRGLE
- a CDS encoding YbgC/FadM family acyl-CoA thioesterase; protein product: MTHVHTVPFKVRLYELDSLGHVNNAVYLRYCEQAAMEASENVGYTLERYREKGWIWVIKHTILEHVAPAFYGDTIEVTTWVSQITPASTFREYLLTRQSDGALIARARSRWVLLDARSGRPIRMPQEMREVFRPNGKIAVRDLKPMRGERPVEKAQTFHHFRKVQRYELDSAGHVNNAVYMNWLEQAKFEAMASVGYTSARLREMGITIVQVRAEIEYIKPAMEGDELKITSQLSAMARTHGTWEHHIYRWPAGELVAKAWSTGAFLNSTGRPTRAPEELISSLLEKNTQT
- a CDS encoding DUF1957 domain-containing protein, coding for MPLGAFTFVLHTHLPYVRMAGRWPHGEEMLHEAMAETYIPLLQALYDLREEGVDYHLAIGITPILMEQLADEDVKKHFVAYLEERIQLAEEDAKFHSSQGEKAIAALAYFYKNWYTGILESFTGRFGRDILGAFRRLQDEGYIEVLTSAASHAYLPLLDRDSSIYAQLRIGVQTYLRHMGRMPRGIWLPECGYRPGFMKDPRPGEPIKHSYYKPGLEEFLADLNLQFFFTDSYVIEGGRMVGKVAGDVVGPYGGVPKRRLVIKTDELPIVRKGTTFRPYYIQAARVAVFGRDEGTGLQVWSASYGYPGDYLYREFHRKDEHSGLKYWRVTGAQVDLGQKELYDPERAKGQVKIHVDHFCGLVKERLRNFSQSTGLYGIIISAYDTELFGHWWFEGILWLKEVLRSLSRDPEIELTTPSSYLERYPPTEAMAIPESSWGLGGAHWTWLNPETEWMWPLIHNAERTMEELVRLYPDGPEPLREFLNQAARELLLLQASDWPFLVSTGQARDYAMARFQQHLARFNHLVSIARRGEISPQDQEFLAEISRLDNPFPDIDYRLFAWREQA
- the lgt gene encoding prolipoprotein diacylglyceryl transferase encodes the protein MFPFFPDPIAFRIGPFAVRWYGLLLMLGTLVAAFVAEREARRRGYNPDHVWNALTLCIIFGIIGARLYHVFSSPAEGLGWSYYRQNPLDIIAFWKGGFQGLGMYGAIAGGVLGLFIYTRIARLSFLRWADLGALVLPLAQAIGRWGNFFNQELYGYPTTLPWGIKIDAAHRYGPFTDLNKYPVETTLFHPTFLYESILCLMAFGFLMWVNRRFSSRLKEGDLFFLYLILYPLIRIITEFQRPDAWKVWGIPVAQLISAGCIILASTLLVYRHVFRRE